The nucleotide sequence TGTGAGTTTGCTCTGGTGTGTAACAATAGCTTTGTTTCACTCACAAAGGTTACATGAGAGCCGACATCATTTTCAGACATTGCCAAATTCTGAGCAGTGAATCTTTTGTTAATTATTGAACGATGGGACTAGGTTGGgccagaaatgcagaaattttcaGTGCAGTTCCATTAGCTATAGCCATGTTTCCTACAGAACTGTCGTCGCCATCTTGTGCATGATGTACGTCAGAGCCATAGAATAGTCATCTGCTCACAATGTTCCTTTTTGGTCCTGACTGGCATATTCAAAAGAGGATCTGTTTGAGGAAGCTGATTTTGAAAGTGAGTTTCACATCACTCCAGAATACTAAAATCAGTGGATTTAACAAAGATGCTGACTTGAAAGCCTGCCACGATCTACGTAGTCCTTGTAAGGCAAGGTTGGCTAACATTCATTCCTAGGCCCTTTTGCTACAAACGGTGTAACAGACCAAGAACCAGAAACATCTGCTTCTAACCTGCAGATTCCCTtggattttgctgctgctttgtcacATCTCATGCCTGTAATCATGATTGCACGGTCACTGCCCTTCGACATAGGTAAGGGTCACCAAAGGTGAGGTTTGGCGCTTTCGTGTCATATCTAGCAACATATTCCGATTACTCCCAACGTGACAGCTGTACAGTGACAGCTTCCAGTGGGACAGCTGTTCCCTTGTACAGTTGTGTATTGTGCTGGTGTACCTCATGGCAGCCACAGTAGCGGGAGGGAGGCTCACTGCTGAGCGGAAGCGGTTGGTAGTGCTCCTTTTATATCAGCCAAGACTGATATTTGCCTGACCTGACTGGAATCATATCTGAAGTCACTGATGAcccatttacatttaaaactaCTAGTTAGCTCTTGAGTTTGAAGCGTCAGATAGTGACAGATAAGCCATTATCTCTGAAATGCATCTGCTAGTTACCTCTTTGAACCTGCAAACTAAAAGTTTGTAGAAGTGGTGTCTGCCAGTAGGTGTCTAGTAATAGCACTGCTGTATCCTACCGGGTGGAAAAAAAGGGCTAATgttaattttcttgttcttaGGTATCTGTGTGCCAAGTGTTAAGTGAATggtttctggtttatttttctttctgcagcctgATGCTATAAACTGTGACAGCTGTGTGTAACTAAATCTTCATTAGCACActgaaattagattttttttatgatgagtgactggaaaaataacattaatacTATGTAATTTGATTCACTCTCAATAAATAATAATGCTGAATCAGGAGCATGGGCTTTTCATTCACTCATgtagttttgcttttctacagTTGTACTGTAAACTATTTTGTTAAGGATATACTTATTTTTGTTGGGAAGGAACAACTGATCCAActgtcagtattttaaaatagtagtAAGATTATCTTTGTTGGAGAAGATTCTTGGGCATCTGTCAAACAAACAGAACTATTAGTCGATGGATTCAGGGCCAAATTCTGACTTTATTTTGGTAATCACATAATTTTCTTTGGGTCAGCTTTtcgggggggtgtggggggggaacTGAGAAGGCCCTTCGCAGAGCAGAGTTCACTGCAGTTGTTTCACTGAGAACTGGAGTGTCTTGCACCCATGCTGGATAAAAGGAAGAAGTAAGTACAGGTTAGAGCCCACTGGGTAATACCCTCCCCTTACCATTGCATGTAAGCAGAGTTTGTATGAAACGGAGAATCCAGACTCCTGGTGTCAATGACAGCCATCTGTGTGTATCCAGAGGTAACCATGGCGTTCATTTACTACATCATTTTCTtcaacaaatcaaaacaaaaaaacaatacaagtgaaaaaagcttttttttttgtttcagacttCCCAAAGGAGTAAAACTGTATTTGAGCTAATTTGTCAGAACAGATGACCTGCATTAAAATTTTCTCAAGTAATAAGTGGTTTCACCACATCACTGCTTTTTGTAATGGTGTCTTTATGAGCAGAAATATTTCGTCCTGACAGTGTCACCATCATGTCCTTCTGGGGGTTTTCTTCTAAGTCAGTTTTTATTGCTCCAATTTATGCTAGTTTCCATTCAAGTTCTGTAAAAACAAATGACAATTTATTCTATTAATTGCAATAAATTCTCACTTAAGAGGAAAAGGACTTTTGTTAAAGACCAAGCTCCAtctcaacaacaacaaaaaatggaGCCATTCTTGCGACAACCCAACTTTATCTCAGTAAAATAGCTAACCGCGAAATTGCAAAATATCCATGCTTATCCAATATTCTTACCACAGAATTACAtaaactcttttctttttgtagacttttttcctacaaaaatattcaaaaccttttTCCACCTTTAAGCAGTGATCTTTAATtattacaaacaaaaaatctgtagcgtgaattatttaaaattttttctcatACCCTCTACTTTAAGGTCTATTCCCCCACAGTTAGCCGCTCCAATGaacctgtgttttatttcacaggTTTTATACACAAGTATTGTGGGTAGATATGTCATAGTAATTCCAAATGCAGCTGTTTACAATATTTTTGAGAAACTTGACTTCTGGAAACTTTCTGGCTAGCAGGCTGAGATGTGCGTTAACCAGTAAACACATTGGGATGCTAGGAAAGAGTGAGAAAGTATGATGACAATTCTGGTGCAAATGGTTTGTAAAATAactgaagttattaaaaataaagcctttgaAGAATAAATGTACCTTTCCCTATGGTCTGCTTCTACTTCAATTTGTTTTAAGAATTGCAccacaaattttatttaaatcacaATGATCTTAGAAGAAGCTAAAGAGCTGTCCAAATAAAAATGCTCAGTGCATACATAATAGGCTTTATAAAGTATGTCAGTAAAGCTACCAGAGGCTTCAAGCGTTGTGCCTCAATTTTGTTCTCCACTAAGTTTTTAAACCTCATATTGTGCATTTATTGTAGAgtttaaatgagattttttttttaaatctctaatataagttttactttaatttctacTGGCTTTCAGTTTAACACTTCATTACTTCTTTGTTCTTTCAGTAAAATTGAAGTAATGTTGGGGAAACCATTGTATTGTCATATTACCACCATAGGCCTATTCATTACTTCCATAGCTCCTATTTGCCATGCAATCACCATATAAAcctcagttaaaaaaagaagaacaaagcaGTGCGGGTTTTTGTTCCCCTTCAGCCTGTAAACCTTTTAGAAATTAGAATCTTTGTTGTGActgactgttgtggtttaacctccagccactaagcaccacccagcctgTCGCTCACTCCTCccttgtgggatgggggagagaatccgatgagtaaaagtgagaaaactcgtgggttgagataaagacagtttaacaacTAAAGtgaaagccacacacacaagcaaaacaaaccaaggaattcattcaaaCTTCGCCTTTgccaggcaggtgttcagccatctccaggaaagcagggctccatcacacatgtAACGGTtacctgggaagaaaaaatgcCATCACCTCCtacttcccccagctttatatgctaagCATGATGTATGGTGTGGGAAATCCCTTTggtgagttggggtcagctgtcccagctgtgtcccctcccagcttcttgtgcaccacccagcccactcactggcGGGGTGGTTggaagagcagaaaaggccctgactctgtctaagccctgctcagcagtaacgaaaacatccctgtgttatcagcacaaatccaaaccacagccccatcCTAGCTACTGCGAAGAATATTAACTCTGCCCCAGGCCAAACCAGCACAGGGGCTGAAGTTAGAGCGGCTGATTTAGGGCCTGCAACGGCTTCCAGCAGCACCCTCTCGTGGCCAAAGGCAGGTGCGGCAGCTTTGTTCGGAGCCGGGAGAGGCTTTGGAGGTCTCGTATTCATTGTGCTAAGGAACTTTGAGTTTCCTCCTAGACTCGTATTTATGCAGTGATAAAGTACAGAATTTGTTCTCCAGTACacaaaaacaatgaaaagtATGAAAAgctgctattttctttcttcagataaGTACATTTAAATTATCGTAATTTGAACAATTTCATATCATAGAACACCAGGTTGGAAGGAAGGGACTtcaaggatcatctggtccaacctttcttggcaaaaacatggtctagacaagatggtcCAGCCGATTATTAAAAGTGTCCAGTGTAAGGAAatgattgtgcccctgtgcttggcactggtgaggctgcaccttgaatattgtgttcagttttgggcccctcagtacaagaaagacattgagttgctggagtgtgtccagagaagggaaatgaagctggtgaagggcctagagagcaagtcttatgaggagatgttgagggaactggggttgtttagcctggagaagaagaggctgacaGGAGACCATATCgttctctacaactgcctgaaaggaggttgtagtgaggtgggtgttggtctcttctcccaattACTAGTGATAcgacaagaggaaatggcctcaagctgcaccagcggaggtttagattggatattaggaaaaatttctttactgagagagtggtcaggcattggaacaggctgcccagagaagtggtggagtcaccatccctggaggtgtttaaaaaatatatagatgtggcacttcagggcatgatttaggaggcacggtggtgttgggttgatggttggacttgatgatcctagaggtctttcccaaccttaatgattctacgattctatgatttttccGCTGGCTGATTGTTCTCAttatgaaaaattttcctcttgtgtccagtcagaatctcaCCAGGAGTAGCTTGTACCTGTTACACCTTGCTGCTCCCAtatgactccttgtaaaaaaggagtctccatcttctttgtagccaaTATTTACATACCAGAACCtggtgataaggtctcccctaagcctccttttctcaaggctgaacaaacccagctctacCTAGCCTTTCCTCACGTGGCAGTCTTCCCTGTCCTTTGaccatctttgtggccctctcCGGCCTGTCCACATCTTATTTTcatagcggggaccagaactgtgcacagtactccaggtgtggcctgacaagcgctgagcagagtgggatgatgacctctttatctctgctgatgatgccctttttgatgcaacccagcatcctgttgaccttcttggccgcagcagcacactgttcactcatgctgagctttctgtccaccaggacccccaggtccctttctacagagctgctctccagccaggtggatcccagcctgtgctgcactcctgggttatgttttcccaggtgcaagaccttacacttgtccttgttgaacttcataaggttcttgctggcccactcttccagcctatccagatcttcctgcagagcagctctcccttctggagtgtctgcttccccactcagtttggtatcggcaaacttcatcaggctacacttgatcccattatcccgatcacttatgaagatattaaacagcctTAGGCCCAAgatcgatccctgggggactccacttgtgacaggttgccagtttgaaaagaGGCTGTTTACCACCAGCCTCTGGGTGCTGCCTGTCAGCCAATtgcccacccactgcacagaccacctATCTAGACCATAATGTGTAATCTGATTGACCAATTCCTATTGCTCCTGGAAATAATACTCAATTCCTGACAAATGGGAAGAATCAAAGATGATTCCTCCTCCCAACAGgcttaaaaagaaggaaaagagaaagctggTCTGAAtctaaaaaaatgcattgaacATTCCATACTAATTctcagtgcttttgaaaaacatCTAATAGAGTTGCTAACATACGCCGAACTAATCATGGGAGTCCTTTGACATTTCTGCTGGATCCTGTCACAGCTTTTGCTACCATTAGAGAATTTATTGTGGAACTGATAAACTAACAAAGTCGCTAGCTTTCCTCAGTTTTCATAACTGAGAGTTTTCCTATTGGGCTTTTGATTTGTTCGAGtcaaaggggaaaataaaggttaaaaaatCCTGTTAGAGCACTCCTGCTGAGAAAAGAACCTGCAAACAAACTTCTCTTAGCATAGAGAGTGGACACCACTTTCTCAGTGAAATTCAGAAATCTCAGTGAGGTTCAGTACGTGGTGATaagcaaacacagcaaaagaaacCTGTCATATAATGGAACAAAAAAGTGATTAACTGTCACAAAGTGACTTAACGAACCAAGGAGGTCCCATGCTCTATGATTCCATTGCCCCCAAACAACTGCTGTTTCATTAGTCTATTGTATTGCTTCTTAATTACCAGTTCAAATCTCTGTATTGAAGTATTCAACATCTTAAACAAGAAAGTAATTGCCTTGGCCGATAAAGATTAATTATAACCCAAATATCCTCTGGAGCATTTGTAACTTCCATTATATACTGCTCTCCACAAATTTCTCTTAGCCCCAATATTTTACATCTGCTGAAGATATTTCCATTCTTGCAAGCGTTGCTGcctaattaaaaagtaataataaaaataagcattttgaatatttaaaatttattttaaatcatatcTAGTGCCTTTCTCtcaattacttttaaaaatgctttgagtAACCCTTTAGCTCAAGGTCTTCTAATGTAATTTCAGAGCTGGAAAGGCTTCTATGATAATCTTTAGTCAATAAGGTAACATTAAAGtatattttcttagttttatGTTCCTCAGTATCGGATTTGGGAAGCTTGAGTGAAAAACATGTTGCACAAGGGTTTATCATTTgaggaaaagcaagcaaaaattaaagcagGTGCTAATTGTTTTTCTGATTCTGAAAATGAGACTAGTTTGAGGAAGAACTACCAGTTCTACTACATTTAcaagacaattttaaaataattaatgaaaattgGAATGTAAAAACAGTAGGTGGCAGTCTTCAGCTGTAAAAGTACTTGCAaggtagaaaaggaaaatgcctCACTGAGATttgttgaaataaaagcagctatTAATTTTACTAACTGAAAGCCACTCTAGaaatggcttttttaaaaaaataaaaaaataaaaaaaatatatgtgaagTTATTATACTCTAGCAACAATGCAGGATAATTTAGGTTAACAATTTCCACACAATTGTGTGAATTATTATCTTCCTGTGAGAATACAGCACTAGATACACAGTGTTAGCACTAGAATTATTTTAGCCATTTTAACAATGCAAAAGCAGTAAGTACAGGTAGAAGCTAGACAGAGGAAATGTTTTGATCATATTAGCATTTTTATTCCACTGCCTGTCTCATTTTTATTAGTTACAGTATGAAGTTCTGCAGAACTCAACAGAATACTTCGTAAAATACCTACAAGAATATACATGTGAACATCCAGTATAGCTAAAATTACTAAGTCTCCATGCAAGCTGCCAGAGTTTTCTGAACCTGAATTCATAAAACATACTGACTCTGCATGGTATTgtaagaaaaatcacagaatcacagaaccacacaggttggaagggacctcagggatcatctagtccaacctttctaggaagagcagagtcctgcttggagatgacccctttgactttaacccaggggcattcgatagagcagtcgcaatcaccatagttgactttgatacattcaaggtgttccttgatgtagagtgcaactcctccacctttTCTACCTTGCCTGTCTTTACGGAAGGGtttgtaaccgtccattgcgatcccccagtcgtTTTGAGGTGTaccaccatgtttcagttactcctatgatgtcgtacccttctgagtgggaaCTGCCCTCCCATCTGCCATTTCTCGGGACCCCTGCAGGGGCTGGGCAAGCTGCGCAGGCGTGGGGCAGCAACACTggccctccctgccctgcgGGGCCCTGCGACGCCCTGCGGCCAAGCAGTGGCTTGGCCATGCCACTGGAGCTTTGCCCTCGCCCTCCCTGCCACCTTGtccttctctctctgccccGCTGGCCTCACCACGACATGGCTCTCACAGCACCCGGCACTCCTCTTGGCCCCAAcagctgccctcctgcagcatCCCGCATTTCCTTGGTGCCCCAACTTCCTCATTGCCCTTGGTttcagctgctgccccagcaggaCAGCTCAGGCTGGGGTGACCCTCTGCACCCACCTGCATGGCTTCCCCCAGGGAACTGCCTCTCCTCATGGAGGCCACTAATCTGACCCAATGGTGGCACGATGGTGGCAGCTGTCGGGGCAGGGCCACCCTGCCCTCTCCAGTTTGAATGGTGGCATGAGGTGGGCAGGCAGCGAGGTGGCTGAACAGAAAACTgataaaagtaaacaaaattcaaacaaacaaaacatcaaaCATGGGGCACTTTCAGTCTGGGCCAATTTAGGCTGTGGTTTGGTGATGGGTGTGACTGGAGGAggcagccctgcttccctgcctTGCCCTTCAGCCATGGCTTGCTCATCCCACTGCCTGCTAGGCCTCCTAGTGTGGAAGGTGACATTGTAAGGCAGTCGTGGGAAAAACTTAAGCAAATAATCTAATTTAATACAATACAATGCAACAAGTGTTTTGTGGCAGCAGGCCACAAATTAGTTCTGAGCAGGGGTCATATATAACTGGATCCTCAGTTCACAAATAATTGTACCAGTTTGACTGGAGACACAACAGACTAGAATAAAAACAAGTGGgtaagaagaggaaaagctg is from Phalacrocorax carbo chromosome 4, bPhaCar2.1, whole genome shotgun sequence and encodes:
- the PDCL2 gene encoding LOW QUALITY PROTEIN: phosducin-like protein 2 (The sequence of the model RefSeq protein was modified relative to this genomic sequence to represent the inferred CDS: inserted 4 bases in 2 codons; substituted 2 bases at 2 genomic stop codons); protein product: MAKPLLGRRASQGPAGQGGPVLLPHACAACPAPAGVPRNGRWEGSSHSEGYDIIGVTETWWYTSKRLGDRNGRLQTLPQQRLQEWKYLQQMXNIGXLREICGEQYIMEVTNAPEDIWVIINLYRPSIPMCLLVNAHLSLLARKFPEVKFLKNIVNSCIWNYYDXYLPTILVYKTCEIKHRFIGAANCGGIDLKVEELEWKLAXIGAIKTDLEENPQKDMMVTLSGRNISAHKDTITKSSDVVKPLIT